Proteins encoded by one window of Arabidopsis thaliana chromosome 2, partial sequence:
- a CDS encoding nucleic acid/zinc ion-binding protein (unknown protein; BEST Arabidopsis thaliana protein match is: unknown protein (TAIR:AT2G09840.1); Has 30201 Blast hits to 17322 proteins in 780 species: Archae - 12; Bacteria - 1396; Metazoa - 17338; Fungi - 3422; Plants - 5037; Viruses - 0; Other Eukaryotes - 2996 (source: NCBI BLink).): MPLKRSRGTESVEEEGRDVAECSRVVSKIGSSATVTDDGLVGIAVMPERIIREDVQIGDGIMINSQDDCVIMAVRTVEQKLALKEHEIVMVYDYVSDSSGSPTMPSFTLTSYSPISYESDPEEYEDSLISPYIPEAVLRSPDSPFALLWRANTISIVGDGTRDDAQILAPIRTPPSHAAGPSSPAIPDTDDDLFLGCT; encoded by the exons ATGCCGCTGAAGAGATCTCGTGGTACGGAGTCTGTGGAAGAGGAGGGACG AGATGTGGCTGAGTGTTCCCGAGTTGTATCAAAGATAGGATCGAGCGCTACGGTTACTGATGATGGCCTTGTAGGGATAGCCGTTATGCCTGAGCGGATTATCCGGGAGGATGTACAGATAGGGGATGGGATAATGATCAATAGTCAGGATGATTGTGTGATCATGGCAGTGAGGACGGTGGAGCAGAAGCTGGCCCTGAAGGAACATGAGATCGTGATGGTCTATGATTATGTGAGTGATTCCTCGGGCAGTCCTACCATGCCATCCTTTACTCTTACCTCGTATTCACCGATATCCTATGAGTCAGACCCGGAGGAATATGAGGATTCACTGATTTCTCCATACATCCCGGAGGCTGTCCTTCGTTCTCCTGATAGCCCTTTTGCACTGTTATG GAGGGCTAACACTATTTCGATAGTTGGTGACGGCACCAG AGATGATGCTCAGATTCTTGCACCAATCCGTACTCCCCCGTCTCACGCAGCTGGTCCATCATCCCCAGCGATTCCCGACACCGATGATGATCTTTTTCTTGGTTGTACCTGA
- a CDS encoding nucleic acid/zinc ion-binding protein (BEST Arabidopsis thaliana protein match is: nucleic acid binding;zinc ion binding (TAIR:AT2G06904.1); Has 10 Blast hits to 10 proteins in 1 species: Archae - 0; Bacteria - 0; Metazoa - 0; Fungi - 0; Plants - 10; Viruses - 0; Other Eukaryotes - 0 (source: NCBI BLink).), translated as MPERIIREDVKIGDGMMIDSDSQDDCVTKAVRTVEQKLTTEEHEIVMVYDYVSGSSGSSSTPSFTLTPYSPISYESDQEDYEDPPISPYISEAVVHSPDSTFALLWEGTSPILHFAADMRADAIPSVGDGTTSGIHIPYCFIYGEDGRYPQDCRF; from the coding sequence ATGCCGGAGAGGATTATTCGGGAGGATGTAAAGATAGGGGATGGGATGATGATCGATTCGGATAGTCAGGATGATTGTGTGACCAAGGCAGTGAGAACGGTGGAGCAGAAGCTGACTACGGAGGAACATGAGATTGTGATGGTCTATGATTATGTGAGTGGTTCCTCAGGCAGTTCTAGCACGCCATCCTTTACTCTTACTCCGTATTCACCGATATCCTATGAGTCAGATCAGGAGGATTATGAGGATCCACCGATTTCTCCATACATTTCGGAGGCTGTCGTTCATTCTCCCGATAGCACTTTTGCACTGTTATGGGAGGGCACGTCCCCCATACTCCATTTTGCGGCTGACATGAGGGCTGACGCTATTCCGTCAGTTGGTGACGGCACCACGTCAGGTATACATATACCATACTGCTTTATATATGGCGAAGATGGACGTTACCCGCAGGATTGTCGGTTCTAG
- the ARPN gene encoding plantacyanin (plantacyanin (ARPN); FUNCTIONS IN: electron carrier activity, copper ion binding; INVOLVED IN: pollination, anther development; LOCATED IN: middle lamella-containing extracellular matrix, apoplast; EXPRESSED IN: 21 plant structures; EXPRESSED DURING: 9 growth stages; CONTAINS InterPro DOMAIN/s: Plastocyanin-like (InterPro:IPR003245), Cupredoxin (InterPro:IPR008972); BEST Arabidopsis thaliana protein match is: Cupredoxin superfamily protein (TAIR:AT5G26330.1); Has 1174 Blast hits to 1133 proteins in 56 species: Archae - 0; Bacteria - 0; Metazoa - 0; Fungi - 0; Plants - 1174; Viruses - 0; Other Eukaryotes - 0 (source: NCBI BLink).): protein MAKGRGSASWSARAIVTLMAVSVLLLQADYVQAATYTVGDSGIWTFNAVGWPKGKHFRAGDVLVFNYNPRMHNVVKVDSGSYNNCKTPTGAKPYTSGKDRITLSKGQNFFICNFPNHCESDMKIAVTAV, encoded by the exons ATGGCCAAGGGAAGAGGCAGTGCATCATGGTCGGCTCGAGCCATAGTGACTCTCATGGCTGTGTCAGTGTTGTTGCTTCAAGCTGACTACGTTCAAGCTGCAACGTACACGGTCGGTGACTCTGGTATCTGGACCTTTAACGCTGTGGGTTGGCCTAAAGGCAAACACTTTAGAGCCGGCGACGTTCTTG TGTTTAACTATAATCCGAGGATGCACAACGTAGTGAAGGTAGATAGCGGAAGTTACAACAACTGCAAAACACCGACAGGGGCAAAACCTTACACTTCAGGCAAAGATCGTATAACTTTGTCTAAAGGACAAAACTTTTTCATCTGCAATTTTCCAAACCATTGCGAAAGCGATATGAAAATCGCAGTCACCGCGGTTTGA